TCACGGCCAGATACCTCAATGACCGCGCCGCCTCGATCTATGGGGGCTCCAACGAGATCCAGCGGGACATCATGGCGCGCCTCGTCCTGGGGCTCTGAGAGCGGGCGCCGTAGGGATACCTATCAGCTTCGATAGCTTGTGCCCGACCCCCGACTTGGCGAGCCTGGATCCCAAGATTGCGGCCGCCCGATGAAGGCGGCCGAACCTAGTTGGGGAGCGGAATCGAATGAACATGACGCACACGCGGCGCGCCATACTGGCGCTTGGCGTCTCGACCATGGCCCTGCTGAGCCTGGACACGGCCTGGGCCCAGACCGCTCCGGCGGAGAGCTCCGACACCATGGTCGAGACCATCGTGGTCACGGCCCAACGGCGAGAAGAGAGCGCCAATACGGTGGGAATGGCCATCCAGGCGTTCCGCGGCGAACAGCTCGCCGACCTGCACGTGACCAACGTCAAGGACCTGGCCAGCATCGTGCCGAGCTTCTCGGTCTCGCAGAGCTATCAGGGCGTGCCGACCTATACGCTGCGGGGCATCGGCTTCAACACGATCAACATGTCGGCGACCTCCACGGTCGGGACCTATGTGGACGAGGTCGCCTACGCCTACCCGATGATGAACACCGGCCCGATCTTCGACCTGGAGCGGGTGGAAGTGCTGAAAGGGCCACAGGGCACGCTCTACGGTCGCAACACCACCGCGGGCCTGATCGACTTCGTCACCAACAAGCCGACCGAGGATTTCCAGACCTCGTTCACCGCCGAATTCGGCAACTACGGCACGCATAATCTCGAAGGCTATGTGAGCGGCCCGCTGGGCGAGAAAGTCCAGGGACGCATCTCCTTCCGGACCGACGACAGCGACAAGGGATGGCAGATCTCCAACACCCGGGGCGAGCGGCAGGGGGAGGTGCATCGCCGGGGCATCCGCGCGGCCCTGGCTTTCCAGCCGACAGAAGCGCTGAGCATCGACGTTTCCTATTCCGGGTGGCTCAACCGCTCCGACACGGTGGCGGCCCAAGGAATTGGCTTCACGCCGGCGACAGCGGCCAGCCCCTTCAACGCGCCGGGATTGGTGAACTATATCGCCGCCAACCCGCCGACCCAGGCCAGCCAGGGCGACTGGGCGCCCTACGCGACGCGCGCCACCGACGTGGGCACGGGCCTGGGGATCAGCGGGCCGCTGCGGGAGGGCAACACCTTCCACGCCGGTAAGCTGCGGGTGGACTACGACTTCGCCAACGGCGTGCGCCTGGTGTCGCTGACCAGCTTCAACAAGCTCGAGCGCGACGCGGTGTTCGACTGGAGCGGCGCGCCCTACGAGGTCCTGGTGCAGCACGCGGTGGGAGAGATCGAATCCTTCGCCGAGGAGCTGCACTTCGAGGGTGAGACCGAGCGCGCGAACTGGCTGGTCGGCGTCTATTACGGCCGCGACGAGATCCTCGATTCCAACCGCACGCTGCTGGGTCAGAACGCCAATGTCGGGACGATCCGGTTCTACACGAACCAGCTCTTGGCCACTCCGTTCAACAGCGGCGGCTACACCGCCCTGCAAGCCAGTCAGGCCTTCCGCACCTATCGCGACCAGGGCGACATCGAAACCACCACTAAGAGCGTCTTCGCCAATGCCGACTGGCGGCTGACCGAGGCCCTGAAGCTGACGACCGGCCTGCGCTACACCAAGGACAAGCAGGACTACGCAGGCTGCTCGCGCGACTTCAACGGCAACATGCTGCCCAATGTGAACATCACCAACCGATTCCTGTTCTCGGCGGTCCACGGCCTGGTCGCGCCGATCTCGCAAGGCCAGTGCAACACCTTCAATCCCACCACGCACAGCTTCGGCCTGGTGACCTCGGTGCTGGATGAGGACAACCTGGCCTGGCGGGTGGGGCTGGACTGGAAGCCGACGCCTGAAGTCCTGACCTATGTCTCGGTCTCGCGCGGGGCCAAGGCCGGCGCGACCCCGGTCAACGCCGCCAACATCTCGACCCAGAACGCCCCGGCCCGGCAGGAACTGCTGTTGGCCTACGAGGCCGGCGTCAAGGCGGCGCTGTTCGAGCGGCGCGTCCAGGCCAACGCCTCGGTCTTCTACTACGACTACGAGGACAAGCAGCTCAGCGTCTATTTCGCCGATCCGATCTACACGGCCCTGGCCAGGCTCGCCAACGTGCCGAAGTCCAAGGCCTACGGCCTGGATGGCGACGTGACCTGGCGGGTGACGCCGGAGCTGACGGCCATGGCCTCTGGAACCTGGCTGCACACCGAGGTGCAGGACTATGTGGGGATCAACTCAGCCGGCAAGCCGCAGGACTTTGACGGCGCGCCCTTCCTCTACAGCCCCAAGTTCCAGGGCAGCCTGACTCTTATCTACAAGCGCGACCTTACCGCGGGCCTGGGTCTGCAGGCGGCGATCAACGGCCGCTACCAGTCCAAGTCCCGCTCGGACCTGGAGGGCAATCCGCTGTTCGCCGTGCCCGACTACGGCACGCTGAACGCCAGTATCGGCCTCCACAGGCTGGACGACCGCTGGGAGGTCTCGCTCTGGGGCCGCAACCTGACCGACGAGTATTACTGGAGCGCGGTCAGCAGCAACGCCAATGTGGTGGTCCGCTTCCCGGGCGCCACCCGGACCTTCGGCGCGGCCTTCACCCTAAAGTACTAGCCGCCGACGACAGGGCGAACCCCTCATAGCCCGCGGCGGCGACCTGCTCGCACTTCTCGCGATAGGCCGGGAAGCCGCCGATATAGGGCATGAACACCCGGGGTTTTCCTGGGACGTTGGCCCCGATGTACCAGGAGTTGGCCTGGGGATAGAGGGTCATGTCGGCCACCTCGTTGACGTGGTCGACCCAGGCGTCCTGGGCGCCAGCCGTGGCTTCGATGGCGGCGAGCTGGCGTTCGCTCAGGTGGCCGATGCAGTCGGCGATCCAGCC
This genomic stretch from Phenylobacterium sp. LH3H17 harbors:
- a CDS encoding TonB-dependent receptor; this encodes MNMTHTRRAILALGVSTMALLSLDTAWAQTAPAESSDTMVETIVVTAQRREESANTVGMAIQAFRGEQLADLHVTNVKDLASIVPSFSVSQSYQGVPTYTLRGIGFNTINMSATSTVGTYVDEVAYAYPMMNTGPIFDLERVEVLKGPQGTLYGRNTTAGLIDFVTNKPTEDFQTSFTAEFGNYGTHNLEGYVSGPLGEKVQGRISFRTDDSDKGWQISNTRGERQGEVHRRGIRAALAFQPTEALSIDVSYSGWLNRSDTVAAQGIGFTPATAASPFNAPGLVNYIAANPPTQASQGDWAPYATRATDVGTGLGISGPLREGNTFHAGKLRVDYDFANGVRLVSLTSFNKLERDAVFDWSGAPYEVLVQHAVGEIESFAEELHFEGETERANWLVGVYYGRDEILDSNRTLLGQNANVGTIRFYTNQLLATPFNSGGYTALQASQAFRTYRDQGDIETTTKSVFANADWRLTEALKLTTGLRYTKDKQDYAGCSRDFNGNMLPNVNITNRFLFSAVHGLVAPISQGQCNTFNPTTHSFGLVTSVLDEDNLAWRVGLDWKPTPEVLTYVSVSRGAKAGATPVNAANISTQNAPARQELLLAYEAGVKAALFERRVQANASVFYYDYEDKQLSVYFADPIYTALARLANVPKSKAYGLDGDVTWRVTPELTAMASGTWLHTEVQDYVGINSAGKPQDFDGAPFLYSPKFQGSLTLIYKRDLTAGLGLQAAINGRYQSKSRSDLEGNPLFAVPDYGTLNASIGLHRLDDRWEVSLWGRNLTDEYYWSAVSSNANVVVRFPGATRTFGAAFTLKY